Genomic segment of Deltaproteobacteria bacterium:
GTCTTGCCCACTCCGTTGACCCCGACCATCATCACCACCTCGGGGGCCAGGGGAACAGGGCGCCGTCTGGGCTCCTTGAAGATGGTCACCAGTTCGTCCCTCAGGAGCTCCTTGAACCCGTCGGTCTCGACCAGACCTTCCTTGCGAACCCGGCTCCGCAACTGCTCCAGAAGCTTGGCCGTGGCCGAGTAGCCCACATCGGCCATGATCAGGATTTCCTCAAGCTCTTCCCAGAAGGTGTCGTCATAGCGGCCCGACAGTTTGAGCAGCTGGTCAATCCGCCTGGACAGTTGTTCCTTGGTCTTGGCCAGACCGTCCGAGAGCTTGACGAACAGGCGATCCCGCTCGTCCTCCTCGTCCTCCAGATCCAGGGCCAGGGCCAGCCGGTACTGGAGTTCGGACCGAAATTCCTCAACCCGCTCGTAGTCCATGTCCTCGAGCCAGGCGTCGAAGCGGGTGACAAAATCTTCGGCCTCCTGAACCGGGGCCTCCAGGCTGACAAAAAGGAACCTAAGACGCTCTCGAAGCTCCTCGCCCCGAGCTGGAATGCCGTCGAGGATCAGATCCAGCCAAACGCTCAGCTTCGGCTCGGCCTTGTGCAGGGCCGTCAGAAGCTCCCGCTTCCAGGCAGGCCCTTTGTCCGTGTCGACACCCCCATCGGATGACAGTTGAGGCTCGATCGGAGTCTGCTCACTGTCTATCGGACCCGTCTCGGACTTTGAG
This window contains:
- the ftsY gene encoding signal recognition particle-docking protein FtsY, which translates into the protein MGFFSKLKKIWKGQDKEPARVEPTPEPSLKLPEVEPGPVPAEMLSKSETGPIDSEQTPIEPQLSSDGGVDTDKGPAWKRELLTALHKAEPKLSVWLDLILDGIPARGEELRERLRFLFVSLEAPVQEAEDFVTRFDAWLEDMDYERVEEFRSELQYRLALALDLEDEEDERDRLFVKLSDGLAKTKEQLSRRIDQLLKLSGRYDDTFWEELEEILIMADVGYSATAKLLEQLRSRVRKEGLVETDGFKELLRDELVTIFKEPRRRPVPLAPEVVMMVGVNGVGKTTTIAKLAHRAQMQGQKVLVAAGDTFRAAAIEQLGIWAKRTGAGFFAKEHGSDPAAVAYEGLEKAMAEGYDKLFVDTAGRIHTKVDLMEELKKIKRVVAKKHPGAPHRVTLVLDATTGQNALSQVEFFAKAVDIDDIVMTKLDGTAKGGIIVAIALEHGLPISFIGLGEKMEDLRPFNAEDFARALLGQ